A segment of the Alistipes communis genome:
AGCCGTCCGCAAAGTTCGTATCTTTGCTTCTGTAAAAAATACGTTCACACTTAACAAAACGGAAAGATTATGGCAAAGAAATGGCGTTGTACCGTCTGTGGTTATATCCACGAGGGTCCCGAGGCACCCGATCAGTGCCCGATGTGCAAGGTAGGCAAGGAGAAGTTCGTCGAGGTCGTCGAGCAGGAGGAAGGGCTCACGTTCGTCACGGAGCATGTGATCGGCGACGGCAAAGGTGCGTCGAAGGAGCTTTGGGAGGGACTTCAGAATCACTTCATGGGCGAATGCACCGAGGTGGGCATGTATTTGGCGATGAGCCGTCAGGCCGACCGCGAGGGCTATCCCGAGATCGCCGAGGCCTACAAGCGTTACGCTTGGGAAGAGGCTGAGCACGCCTCGAAGTTCGCCGAACTGATCGGCGAGGTGGTCTGGGACACCAAGACCAACCTGATGAAGCGCATGAACGCCGAGTCGGGCGCCTGCGAGGACAAGATGCGTCTGGCGCGCATGGCCAAGGAGGAGAATCTCGACGCCGTGCACGATACGGTACACGAGATGGCCAAGGACGAGGCGCGTCACGGCGCAGGCTTCCAGGGCCTTTACAACCGTTACTTCAAGAAATAGGGGACGATCCGCGGTCTCGAACCGCCGTCTTCCGGTTACGGCCGCGGGAACATTCGTTCCCGCGGCTTTTCGTTGCCGGCGGCATTCGTCGGGGTGGATTCGCACTTCGCAGGCGGTTTCCCGTAGCCGGATTTTCAGCGTTCCGCCGAGGGAAAATCGGGCGGAATGTTGGAAGTTCGGATTTTTTATCTATTTTTGTACAAACGTTTGCGCAAGGCTTGTAATGCGGTTTTTGCCGGTTTCGGAGAACGAGTGCGAACGAATTGCGTTCATCTTAAAACTACAACCTATGTTTATCGTCAACAGTTACGCCCTCGCAGTGCTTTTCTGCTTCATCACGATGATGTGCTGGGGATCGTGGGGCAACACCCAGAAGCTGGCTTCGAAGAGCTGGCGCTACGAACTTTTCTATTGGGACTACGTCATCGGCATGGTGCTCTTTACGCTCGTCGTGGGGTTCACCATGGGCAGCATCGGCTCCGAGGGGCGTTCGTTCCTGCCCGATCTGGCGCAGGCCGATGCGCGCGGCGTGGGGAGCGTCGTGCTGGGCGGCGTGATCTTCAACGCCTCGAACATCCTGCTCTCGGCTTCGGTGGCCATGGCGGGGCTGTCGGTCGCCTTTTCGCTGGGTGTCGGACTGGCACTGGTGCTGGGCGTCGTCGTCAACTACGTGGGTGCGCCCAAAGGCGATCCCGTCATCCTGTTTCTGGGCGTGGCGCTGATCGTTGCGGCGATCGTCTGCAACGGCATCGCCTCGCAGCGGGTGCAGAGCGGCGGTACGCAGCGTGCGCAGTTCCGCAAGGGCGTCGCGCTGGCGGTCGTGGCCGGCGTGCTGATGTCGCTCTTCTACCGCTTCGTCGCGGCTGCGATGGATCTGGATCATTTCGAGAATCCGACGCCGGGCATGTTGACGCCCTATTCGGCGGTCTTCATCTTCTCGCTGGGCGTGCTGGCGAGCAACTTCGTCTTCAATACGTGGGTGATGAAACGCCCCTTCGACGGGGAGCCCGTCGCCTACCGCGACTACTTC
Coding sequences within it:
- a CDS encoding NADH peroxidase; the protein is MAKKWRCTVCGYIHEGPEAPDQCPMCKVGKEKFVEVVEQEEGLTFVTEHVIGDGKGASKELWEGLQNHFMGECTEVGMYLAMSRQADREGYPEIAEAYKRYAWEEAEHASKFAELIGEVVWDTKTNLMKRMNAESGACEDKMRLARMAKEENLDAVHDTVHEMAKDEARHGAGFQGLYNRYFKK
- a CDS encoding multidrug DMT transporter permease codes for the protein MFIVNSYALAVLFCFITMMCWGSWGNTQKLASKSWRYELFYWDYVIGMVLFTLVVGFTMGSIGSEGRSFLPDLAQADARGVGSVVLGGVIFNASNILLSASVAMAGLSVAFSLGVGLALVLGVVVNYVGAPKGDPVILFLGVALIVAAIVCNGIASQRVQSGGTQRAQFRKGVALAVVAGVLMSLFYRFVAAAMDLDHFENPTPGMLTPYSAVFIFSLGVLASNFVFNTWVMKRPFDGEPVAYRDYFKGSFSTHLVGMLGGAIWCLGTTFSYIAAGKAGAAVSYALGQGAPMVAAVWGVFVWKEFRGGGRTVNGLLALMFALFIAGLGLIIVAGGN